One window of Stenotrophomonas indicatrix genomic DNA carries:
- the aroQ gene encoding type II 3-dehydroquinate dehydratase, whose protein sequence is MAKLLVLHGPNLNLLGTREPEVYGHTTLADIDQALVAQAATAGHAVETLQSNAEHVLVDRVQAARNDGTAFILINPAAFTHTSVALRDALAAVAVPFIEIHLSNPHTREPFRQHSYFSDKAVGVVCGFGADSYRYAMDAALARVQAAAAS, encoded by the coding sequence ATGGCGAAGCTGCTGGTCCTGCATGGCCCCAACCTCAACCTGCTCGGCACCCGCGAGCCGGAGGTCTACGGCCACACCACGCTGGCGGACATCGACCAGGCGCTGGTCGCCCAGGCCGCTACCGCGGGTCATGCGGTGGAGACCCTGCAGTCCAACGCCGAGCACGTCCTGGTGGATCGTGTGCAGGCCGCACGCAACGACGGAACCGCCTTCATCCTGATCAACCCGGCCGCCTTCACCCATACCTCGGTTGCCCTGCGCGATGCGCTGGCAGCGGTGGCGGTGCCGTTCATCGAGATCCACCTGTCCAACCCGCATACCCGCGAGCCCTTCCGCCAGCACAGCTATTTCAGCGACAAGGCGGTGGGCGTGGTGTGTGGCTTCGGTGCCGACAGCTACCGCTATGCGATGGACGCGGCATTGGCACGCGTGCAGGCTGCCGCCGCGTCATGA
- a CDS encoding lysozyme inhibitor LprI family protein produces the protein MSLSRVLASVVLWASLCGVAAASDREAEGIDCAHPTTTMESDLCASDVAAAADVELNAVYAQARRQLRTPANGGSCSYCGNAEQELVLAQRAWMQLRDHDCQAVYALNSDGTARNGAQMRCLITLARDRTRQLRDFYELL, from the coding sequence ATGAGCCTGTCGCGCGTCCTCGCCAGCGTTGTGCTGTGGGCCAGCCTGTGCGGCGTTGCCGCCGCGTCCGACCGTGAGGCCGAAGGCATCGACTGCGCGCATCCGACCACCACGATGGAGAGCGACCTGTGCGCCTCGGACGTGGCAGCGGCCGCCGACGTCGAACTCAACGCCGTCTACGCACAGGCGCGCAGGCAGCTGCGCACGCCGGCCAACGGCGGCAGCTGCAGCTACTGCGGCAACGCCGAACAGGAACTGGTGCTGGCCCAGCGCGCATGGATGCAGCTGCGCGACCACGACTGCCAGGCGGTGTATGCCCTCAACTCCGACGGCACCGCGCGCAATGGCGCACAGATGCGCTGCCTGATCACCCTCGCGCGCGACCGCACCCGGCAGCTGCGCGACTTCTACGAACTGCTTTGA
- the accB gene encoding acetyl-CoA carboxylase biotin carboxyl carrier protein: protein MDLRKIKKLIDLLEESNLAEIEIKEGEESVRLSRAPVSGYGMMQAPPQMMMAAPVAAQPATPAMPMQSPTEASTGGTAKPGNALPEGHVLRSPMVGTFYASSAPDKPAFVSIGQQVKAGETLAIIEAMKMFNPIEADASGTIVAILGENGQPVEFDQPLFVIG, encoded by the coding sequence ATGGATCTCCGCAAAATCAAGAAGCTGATCGACCTGCTGGAAGAGTCGAACCTGGCTGAAATCGAAATCAAGGAAGGCGAAGAGTCGGTGCGCCTGTCGCGCGCTCCGGTGTCCGGCTACGGCATGATGCAGGCCCCGCCGCAGATGATGATGGCCGCCCCGGTCGCCGCCCAGCCGGCCACCCCGGCGATGCCGATGCAGTCGCCGACCGAAGCCTCCACCGGCGGCACCGCCAAGCCGGGCAACGCACTGCCGGAAGGCCACGTGCTGCGCTCGCCGATGGTCGGCACCTTCTACGCCTCGTCCGCTCCGGACAAGCCGGCGTTCGTCAGCATCGGCCAGCAGGTCAAGGCCGGCGAGACCCTGGCCATCATCGAAGCGATGAAGATGTTCAACCCGATCGAAGCCGATGCGTCGGGCACCATCGTCGCCATCCTCGGCGAGAACGGCCAGCCGGTGGAATTCGACCAGCCGCTGTTCGTGATCGGCTAA